One window of the Ammospiza nelsoni isolate bAmmNel1 chromosome 2, bAmmNel1.pri, whole genome shotgun sequence genome contains the following:
- the TEX55 gene encoding testis-specific expressed protein 55 encodes MHTSESTQDGSNTVEAVLSAAEIAFESLENPEDFGDPYQVAMNYVEEHKILQLFQDITEKLLIHKPDDPLQFILLEVQSMINARQAEPEKLSE; translated from the exons ATGCACACCTCTGAATCCACACAGGATGGCAGTAACACCGTTGAGGCTGTGTTGTCAGCAGCAGAGATTGCATTTGAATCATTGGAGAATCCAGAGGATTTTGGAGACCCCTATCAAGTTGCCATGAATTATGTGGAGGAACATAAAATTCTACAGCTATTTCAG GATATCACAGAAAAACTGCTGATCCATAAGCCTGATGACCCCTTGCAGTTCATATTGCTGGAG GTGCAGTCTATGATAAATGCCAGGCAAGCAGAACCGGAGAAACTATCGGAATAG